The following is a genomic window from Garra rufa chromosome 4, GarRuf1.0, whole genome shotgun sequence.
GCGTCCCTTCCGCACCACAGCACTCCACGCCGGAGATCTCTGCGTTGACCCAGTTACACACGGGTCGGACGGCACCGTTGGTCCTGAGATCCGCCTCAGCGCTAGATTGCTGTCTGTCAGTCACCACTGAAAGGGGGGCAGTAGGTGTGTGCTGTGTCTCAATGACAGACACCCGAGTATTCAAGGTAGCACTCACTTCACATAAACTCTCACATACATTTGATTAAATGTCAAGAGTCTTTTTTAGACCGTGGATGTCATTATTTAATTGTTCCATTTTACTTAGTAGCACAGAGACATCAATGTGGTTAAAAGTCACGGAGGGTAAATCATCCAAGTAATGTGAGACGAAACGAGGTATATCCTCTTCAAATTCATTCAGGACTCTCAGACACATTTTCACATTGTTAATGTCCTTCTGTGTGCCCTTATGGAGGACACAGCGTTGTGATGTGTTTGGACATACCTCGAACAAAGCCTTCTTTGAGGACTCAATGCGTTCAGAACTGAAATTGTTTGtaacaagcaaaacaatttcaTCGTGACTCATAGTTCTCATcttaatgacaataaagttaagAAGTTCATCCTCAATGATCACTTTACCATCAATTGTTCCAAAAATCTCTGGCTTTGTTCTGGAGCTCACAGAGCAGTGTGGTGTCCCATACGCCATCTTTTCATAGAAAGCAACGTTAGCATCTGTTAATATTAATTGTTAACGAGAActggttaatttttatttttttgcactatttTCAACTTCTGGGTTTGAAATCTGCTGACGTCACCGTTTGTGACGTAGTGATGGACTATAGactaaaactaaatagaaatgtgttcagataataaaaaaactcaaactaaaactgaaactaaatagaaatgtgttcagaTAATTAAAAagactaaaactgaaactgaaactaaatagaaatgtgttcagataatgaaaaaaaactcaaactgaaactaaaactgtAGGGGTGCTGAGAGAAGGACCCAGAGGCGAAGGCTGGAAAAGCAACAGAAGAATTTATTCGTTCTCAGCAACGTCAAAAAATGTAACACAGGCTGTCTGCCGTCCACCTCCTCTTCGGTAGAGCAGTACAGGAAAACGAAGTTGAAAAAACAGGAACGAAAAGTCTCTTGATCAGCAGGAGAGCGCAAACCCCGACAGTGCAGCTAGGGGGAATTCCTCAGCAGGTGCAGACAAGCCAGCGGAGAGCATCCAGCGTTGGGAGAGTCGCCGAAGGCGTGAAACAGGTACGCTGGGCAGAGACAGAGACTCTAGACAGTTACCGGCAATATGTCAGGACAGAACAGCTAACTCGACAGGACTAGACTTCGACAGGACATGAAATTAACTTGACGTGGTAGAAGAGCTTCGAGAGAAGACGTTCAGACATGAAGAGTAATAATCAGCAATAAAGCCCAGACACAGACAGGTAGAAATAGAGAGGACAATCAGAGCTAAAGGGGATCAGGTGCCGTAGCAATCAGCGCAAGCCCAGATTACGATAGCAAACAGCTGgggaagagggagagagagaaatgtCATAGAGAGAAAAAACTAGATGGCTAGAGTCAAACCCGGCtcgtgacagtacccctccccCGAGGAGCGCCTCCGGGTGCTCCTGAGGCAGAGGACTGACGCGAGCGAAGGAAATCATCGATGAGCGAGCGGTCCAGGATGTCCCGGGCCGGAATCCagcttctctcctccggaccgtatcCCTCCCAATTGACCAAATACTGAAAGCCCCTTCCCCGAGGACGAACAGCCAATAATCTCTTAACCTTAAAGACAGAGGGATTCTCGACAATGACTGGGGGGGAGGGAGAGGAAGGATGGGAGGGAGGGCGGATGACAGGTTTGATGCAAGAGACGTGAAAGACCGGGTGAACTCGACGTAGATAATTGGGAAGTCTTAGACGTACCGCTACCGGACTGAGGACCTTGACAATAGAAAATGGACCAATAAATTTGGGTGCAAGTTTGCGTGACGGTGGCTGTAGAGGCAAATTACGAGTGGACAACCAGACTCTTTGTCCGCAGACATAACAGGGAGCACGGGAACGGCGTCGGTTGGCGGTACGGCGAGTGCGCTCTCTGGTTTGGCATAAAGCCTGCCGCACCCTCCTCCAAGTACGCCGACAACGAGAGATAAGGGCTTGGACGGATAAGCCTGACGACAGACTGACCGTAGCCCCAATCTGTCGACAGAACTCCCtccaaaattgcgagataaattgCGGACCTCTGTCTGAGACAATGTCGGAGGGTAAGCCGTGAATCTTAAAGACGTGGTCAAAAACTGAAAGAGCTGTCTCTTTGGCGGACGGGAGTTTCGGTAGTGGAATAAAATGGGCTGCTTTCGAAAAGCGGTCAATAACAGTAAGAATTACCGTATTGCCCACAGAAGACGGCAGCCCAGAAACGAAATCTAGAGCGATGTGCGAACATGGACGGGACGGAATGGGTAGAGGGCGGAGTAGGCCGGCCGGAGGAGAATTACTGGACTTTGACTGAGCGCAGACAGGACATGAGGCAACATAGCGGCGAACATCTCGGACGATAGCTGGCCACCAAAAACGTTGGCAGACAGAGGCCAGGGTACCTCGAACTCCGGGGTGAACAGCTAGTCGAGAGGCGTGACTCCAACGGAGAACCGCTGAGCGCACGGACTCGGGAATGAACAACTTGCCTTCGGGGCAGCCGCGAGGGACCGTGACGAGAGAGAGGGCTCTTTTGCACCGTTGTTCGATTCCCCAGACCACTGCCCCAAGCACACGGCCCTTAGGTAGGACCGTCTCAAAGGGTGGAGGGTTGTCTGGTGATTCGAACTGACGGGAAGGCGCGTCAGGTTTCGTGTTCTTGGAACCGGGTCTATAAGAAATAGAGAAATCGAAGCGGTCGAAAAATAACGCCCAGCGTGCCTGTCGGACATTTAATCTCTTAGCCGAGCGGATATAGGCGAGGTTGCGATGATCTGTCCAGACGATGAATGGAAGGGCCGCGCCCTcaagccaatgacgccactcaCCGAGTGCCAAACGGATAGCCAGTAGTTCGCTATCCGTAGTAGTTCGCTCCTGTGTACCTAATTAGActtctaccacgctacaatccatcatgcTCCTTAAGGTCACAAAACTCTCGACTTTTGGTAGTACCCAGGATAgtaaagtccactaaaggagggagagccttttcacatttggctcccaaactctggaatagcctccctGATAACGTTAGGGGTTCAGATACACTCTCTTTGTTTAAATCTAGAATAAAGACTCATctttttagccaagcattcacataatgtatcccATAACCATGTACTTCAGTTATATCTGatcaatttttgcttggttggaacagcagctacactaattatttctctatttgtttctctgtttctgccacgggattgccatccgtggtaactaggaattacacaagatttaGTCTGGATCCAGAATAcccgagaagagatgatgccaacccctcagaggacctctgatgatgccagccctgaaacaacatacagcactacacaattttgctACAAGTtagattgcaacacataatcattactattaattgTGTTCATCGTatgtttgattacaccattactgactttaacatacatctataccatatgtacatcaacttgacatacagtagtcaccactaataagctactaaatatattgtagtaacctAAATTTTCTGTTCAgttgctttgcaacgatttgtatcatGAAAAGCgctataaaaaataaacttgaattgaaaatTAGACGTTCAACAGcacatttatataaatgttttccattcatttgttttaaacttGTTGGGAGCTAAATTAAACTGTCTGAACCCAAACTTGTCTGTGTCGTCTCCCCTCTCCTCCCTGCAGTGCAGTGAGTGCACCATGCCCACTTTTGcagcattttttaaaaactgGTGAGCGCTTAACCCTTTAACCCAGCTGCAGTTAAAGAAACGAAATGTGGAAATTTTAATTCCTTCGAACAGTAAAACATTAAGTCAAACTTATTAGAGAACAAGCAGTCCTAATGCATTAGCTGTCAGATTTGACCCTCCTCACATTCAATCCTTCATCTTCCACACTGAACTCTACAGTCATCAGctctcacacagacacacaaaaacCTCCTCAGCTGGTTTAGTAACCACacaaaataagtgtaactcacaCATCTCTCCTGTTCATTTTGCACATATTGATGCTTTAGTAAGAAAGCAAATGCTAAAATCATAAATGTGATCATGTTTTGAAAACGGAGTGATTGTTTTCAGTGTTACTTACCGAACTGATGTGGATTCTTTAACCACAGGTAACAGATTCTGAAGAACTTCATCTGCTGAATTTCGTGCTCCAATAAACTGTTTCAGATCAAAAACATCCGTCTTCTGCTCTGATGTCAGCAACACATAAACCAGAGCTGACCACTGTGAAGATGAGAATTTGGTTTGTTTTACTTCTCCAGATTTCAGATAACCTTGGATCTCCTGCATCAGTGAATCATCCCCTAATTCATTCAGACAGTGGAAAAGATTGGTGGATTTTTCTGGAGAGTGCTTCTCCTCTATCTTCTGTTTGATGAACTGAACTGTTTCCTCTTTGTTGTAAGAGCAGCTTACTCTCTGTGTCAGTAGTGTTTGTAAAAGAGTCTGATTGGTCACCACTGAGAGACCCAAAAGAAAACGAAGGaaaagatccagatgtccattCTTACTCTGTAAAGCCTCATCCACAGCTCTCTGATGCAGCTCAGATAATGAAACATGCATCGATGAATCATTTAGGACCCAGTACAATATTGTGGACAACAGACTTCGTCTGTGTTGGCCAAACACATTGATGTTGTTGATTGTACAAGAGAGGTGTGCATATAGAGCTGCTAAATGTTCCTGAATGCTCAGATGAACAAAGCAGAAGACATTCCCATGATTAAAGCCcaactcctctctgaagatctgagtgCACAATCCTGAGTAAACTAATGCTTCCCTCACATCAATGCCACACTCTCTCAAATCTTCCTCATAAAAGATCAGGTTTCCTTTCACAAGCTGCTGGAAAGCCAGTTTCCCCAGTTTGAGGATCATGTCTTCATTGGTAATGTTCTTCTCATAGTCCTTCTTATGTTTGATGTTGGTCTGGAGGATCAGGAAATGTGTGTACATTTCagtgagagtcttgggaatctctCCACTCTCTGCTCGACTCAACATCTTCTCTAGAACAGTGGCTGAGATCCAGCAAAACACTGGGATGTTGCACATGATGTAGAGGCTCCTTGATGACTTTAGGTGTGAGATGATCCTATAGGCCAGACACAAGTTATTGATTCTCTTAAAGAAGTATTCCTCCTTCTGTGGctcattgaatcctcgtacctctgtcactcgatggacacactcagaggggatgagatcagctgctgctggtctggaggtgatccagatgagtgCAGAAGGAAGCAGATTTCCCACAATGAGGTTCGTCAGCAGCATGTCCACTGAGGCTGATTTAGATATATTACACAGTTTTGCTTTACTCTTAAAGTCCAGAGACAGacgacactcatccagaccatcaaagataaACATCACTTTATATTCATCACTGGATATTTCCATTTCTTTAGTTTCAGGGAAAAAGACAAGAAGAAGGTCTGAAAAACTGAGTTTTTTGTTCTTCATCAAGTTGATTtctctgaaaggaagtggaaatatgagTTGGATGTCCTGATTCTCTTTCCCTACAGTccagtccagaatgaacttctgcacagagactgtttttccaatgccagcgacCCCCTTTGTCAGTACAGTTCTGATGGCTTTGTCTTGTCCAGGTAAAGGTCTAAAGATGTCACTGCATTTGATGGCTGTGTCCTCTGTTGCTGTTCTCCTGAATTGtgtctcaatctgtctcacctcatgCTCATTACTGATCTCTCCACTCTCACTCTCTGTGATATAAagctctgtgtagatctcattcaggAGTTTTGAGTTTCCCTGCATAACTGTTCCCTCATACAGACACTCAAACTTCTTCTTAAGATTTGATTTAAGGACCTCATTGCTGTAAAATAAAGTTAATAAGCACAATATCTTATGTATTCTGTATCATATGCTGAAATCATATCTGAATACCTGAAACCAGGCCATATATCTCTAATCTTGAAATGTCCTCACCTAACCGTAGACATGTGACTGTTCATATACACACAGCTGGACCTTGGTTCAGATCTCTGCTGATGAACTGGATGACTAAAACAGAGAAAGATTAAAGTTTATCCTTTAAATTACTGTATGCAACAAATCAACAATACATTTAGCATGTCCAAAATCACTTTAAATAACACTTTAAACCATTTCATACccaataaaatataatgtaaaatgtcATGCTTTAAGCATATTTTTAATACAAATACTATACCTGAGACCAGTCCTTGAATGTCCTCTGTTAAACCTTATTGGTCGGTCCATAGATGCgtcactcttcatagacacataGCTTGACTGTGTATATGATGTCTTCTGATGAACTGGACTAAAACAGAGAGAGAGTAAAGTTTATCCTTTAAATTACTGTAACAAATCAACTacacatttatcattattaaataCACTTTAAATAGCACTTTATAATCTTTCATACACtgtttatacaaaaattgtaaacTGAAAcccaataaaatataatataaaatgtcatGCTATAAGCATATtttggtaacgctttagattacagcccgcaaagaactacgtaagtaaactgaatttacggtgtaagtttctgtaattatagtgtacctatatataacgaacatgtaggtataagggaagaatatgttaaatttgggtaattagggggtaacaaaccagatatgcaaactgcaaagaactacataactatactgaaattacggtgtgCGTtcctgtaattatagtgtacctattaaagaacgtacatgtaggtataagggaagaatatgttaaatttgggtaattagggggtaacaactcagatatgcaacctgcaaagaactacataagtatactgaaattacggtgtacgtttctgtgattataatgtacctacagtattaaagcacgtacgtgtagggagaacatatgttacattttgataattggaataacaaccagatatgcgacctgcaaaaaactgtaagcaaacctaagttacggtgttaacaggtatctctattactgtgccaggcataaatcgtacgcttggtgtatttacacgtaagcttttttaaattactggtaaaatacactcttgttccatgtaattacagggtaagtgcgccatctgcgggctgtaaattaaagtggcgattgttccgctcttgttcaaagaagttacagggtaggtacaCAATACATAGCAACGTGACCTCataataattcgtatgtattttacgtaaaatgtggttctacaaaacatacatttatttacgtttttacagacactaaactataggtctacataatgttattaagactacactttaaacccttaaaatacataaaatttctgcaatcgtttaatcattcatgtaatattaacttcgtttgccgtggtgggacacataaggcgttttctctgacatgctgtgactaataaCAGATATAAAATACACGGAACACGCatcttaattacaaaatgaaacaattttattcgtgtgctgtaacccagatcttcagaatccatacgatttgcgaggaccagacccaatttcaagcctttatgcggcgatcttcatctgcatcccgaacagcgagtccagcagcatcagccataaacccgtgctgtagtgaattttgcgacaggaaaatcggacgttcattggctctcgcctgcattcgtcacagattacgacatgacgtttttctggtgaaatgtgttgaaatgatgcgtgggcgcctttgaggagtggatcaagacaataatctgaataatattttcagcgattaacaatttaaattctgctctcatcctactgcacctcaaacctacagtattccgccagagaggactgtggctgcagacgcatcgttatttggattacttttttgtacagctgttgacatttttgcaataaataaatgattatgattccactttcctgtcttttatatttttattactgtacagtcatagttaacgttaggtttagtggtaggagtgagattagcaactttaaaaaatatgttcagatatattttagatatatttt
Proteins encoded in this region:
- the LOC141332932 gene encoding NACHT, LRR and PYD domains-containing protein 3-like is translated as MSLLTDSVPSRGRAYSGRMAEQNLTVQRSWQLEGGSAPDPVHQKTSYTQSSCVSMKSDASMDRPIRFNRGHSRTGLSPVHQKTSYPQSSCLSMKSDTSMDRPIRFNRGHSRTGLSPVHQKTSYPQLSCVSMKSDASMDRPIRFNRGHSRTGLSPVHQKTSYTQSSYVSMKSDASMDRPIRFNRGHSRTGLSHPVHQQRSEPRSSCVYMNSHMSTVSNEVLKSNLKKKFECLYEGTVMQGNSKLLNEIYTELYITESESGEISNEHEVRQIETQFRRTATEDTAIKCSDIFRPLPGQDKAIRTVLTKGVAGIGKTVSVQKFILDWTVGKENQDIQLIFPLPFREINLMKNKKLSFSDLLLVFFPETKEMEISSDEYKVMFIFDGLDECRLSLDFKSKAKLCNISKSASVDMLLTNLIVGNLLPSALIWITSRPAAADLIPSECVHRVTEVRGFNEPQKEEYFFKRINNLCLAYRIISHLKSSRSLYIMCNIPVFCWISATVLEKMLSRAESGEIPKTLTEMYTHFLILQTNIKHKKDYEKNITNEDMILKLGKLAFQQLVKGNLIFYEEDLRECGIDVREALVYSGLCTQIFREELGFNHGNVFCFVHLSIQEHLAALYAHLSCTINNINVFGQHRRSLLSTILYWVLNDSSMHVSLSELHQRAVDEALQSKNGHLDLFLRFLLGLSVVTNQTLLQTLLTQRVSCSYNKEETVQFIKQKIEEKHSPEKSTNLFHCLNELGDDSLMQEIQGYLKSGEVKQTKFSSSQWSALVYVLLTSEQKTDVFDLKQFIGARNSADEVLQNLLPVVKESTSVRLQFCNFTAQSCKSLSSALQSSNSVLKELDLSYNDLQDSVVKLLSDELKNPNCQLQILRLQFCNLTVQSCESLSSALQSSNSVLRELDLTNNDLQDSVVKLLSDGLKSPNCQLQILRLSGCMVTEEGCGYVSAALSSNPSHLRELDLSYNHPGDSGIKLLSEKLKDPNCTLDKLNVGHGGESRITAGLKKYACFHKLDPNTANTELSLSEENRKVTRVRQKPWYPDHRDRFDPYHQVLCRESVCGRCYWEIEWSGDKDLCISVSYKSVRRKGWGYECLFGFNNQSWSLFCSPDSYSFRHNKIKTVLPVKPIVSRIGVYVDPSAGILTFYSISRNTMSLIHTVHTTFTQPLCLGFYVYGSSVKLC